The genome window GCAGCGAAGGATTCAGACTGCGTGAGACATCGAGACTGCGCGCTCCAACAAAGTCGCTTTCGAAATCGCGTTTGAATTGGAACATGTTGCCGAGATCATCGGCGCCGGGGAATCCGAATCCGCGATAGACCTCGGGCGCGATAGAATTGTAGATGACTTTGGTGCCCAGCGCTTTGGACATAGCGGCAGCCATTTGCTCACCGGTGAGATGCTCGCCTGCGATGCCGACGGTTTTGCCAATGAACTCCTGCGGTTTCTTGAAAACGCCGAGTGCACATTTGCCGATGTCCGCGGCGGCGATGCCGGGAAGTCTCTTGTCGCCCAACGGAAAGGTGATGGCGAGATTTCCGTTCTGGTCTTTCTTAGGACCAAGTCCAAAATAAACGAAGTTATCCCAGTAGAACGATGTCAAGAGCAGGGTAGTCGGCACACCGGCTTGCTTGAAATGAATGTCGGCCTCTCCCTTGCCGTCGAAGTGCGGGACTTTGTATTTGCCGTGCAAGGT of bacterium contains these proteins:
- a CDS encoding NmrA/HSCARG family protein encodes the protein MSDKKIIAVVGATGAQGGGLVRAILEDASSEFTVRALTRNVNSDKAKQLAQLGVEVVAADIDNLDSMKNAFKDAYGAFCLTNFWEHFSAEKEVAQAKTMAEAAKSAGVKHVIWSTLEDTRRWVPLDDDRMPTLHGKYKVPHFDGKGEADIHFKQAGVPTTLLLTSFYWDNFVYFGLGPKKDQNGNLAITFPLGDKRLPGIAAADIGKCALGVFKKPQEFIGKTVGIAGEHLTGEQMAAAMSKALGTKVIYNSIAPEVYRGFGFPGADDLGNMFQFKRDFESDFVGARSLDVSRSLNPSLQSFDKWLDQNKNNIPLN